In one window of Mesotoga infera DNA:
- a CDS encoding transcriptional repressor produces MKKDLLRAELKKRNQRMTAQREYVLRFFLEAETDHLSADEVYQKVQGRKFRISKATVYRTIELLVEIGLLRKITFRDGIIRYEPVKKGEHHHHHIICTNCGAVVEFHLDNLEDLEELVKSRTGYTIDDHQLKFYGLCPKCQNAMRKASSNSNDVR; encoded by the coding sequence ATGAAGAAAGACCTGCTTAGGGCAGAACTGAAGAAGAGAAATCAGAGGATGACTGCTCAGCGAGAATACGTGCTTAGGTTCTTTCTAGAGGCCGAAACGGATCACCTGAGTGCTGACGAAGTATATCAGAAGGTTCAGGGAAGAAAATTCAGGATAAGTAAGGCAACAGTCTACAGGACGATCGAGTTGCTTGTGGAGATTGGACTCCTAAGGAAAATTACCTTCAGAGACGGAATAATCAGATATGAACCGGTGAAGAAGGGAGAGCATCACCATCATCACATAATCTGCACTAATTGCGGGGCAGTTGTCGAGTTTCACCTGGACAACCTTGAAGATCTTGAAGAGCTCGTAAAATCAAGGACTGGCTACACAATAGATGATCATCAACTGAAGTTCTACGGTTTGTGTCCAAAGTGCCAGAATGCAATGAGAAAAGCAAGCAGCAACAGCAATGACGTCAGATAA
- a CDS encoding ComEC/Rec2 family competence protein: MLDGLLKRKTAFPFLYCLMAVLLGEVFVFALIWKENGWLPLVLLATAVLLITSKQIGPLTWMVFFGIGCLAQTTTLRLPDTGKVEYVGCVSKGGSGNIEASMGKILIDGEWMNLPPAVNIRLSDRDTIAFPGQIIWTAGTLERQESYPLFRIDSSVEGCIDRIEFVSFPGKFVDGLLSKYKLRDTIAAAIFAGNRRHIDYETRERISDLGVAHLFAVSGLHIGLMYLLVHSMLSFLMLGRNTRILISIAILFLYTLSTGPAISALRTFLMLFCYSVFKLIDYRQHPLNILGISGMILVIAQPSIVVSVSFQLSFFATAALLIFLPEIESRNLIGQAFLVGVIAQAAVIPLSLSTFGTLSVVGIPLTIILVPIFVVPAYVGMIVILLTDILGLSFISDFVSGSLRAMSILLEETTNRIGEAIPAIRLEPFPAYLTSLLLLLAFLIAFWHFGHKP; this comes from the coding sequence ATGCTAGACGGACTTCTCAAAAGAAAGACGGCTTTCCCATTTCTTTACTGTCTCATGGCAGTGTTGCTGGGAGAAGTGTTTGTTTTTGCACTGATTTGGAAAGAGAATGGCTGGTTGCCTCTAGTCTTGCTGGCGACTGCTGTACTCCTAATTACCTCGAAGCAGATCGGTCCACTGACATGGATGGTCTTTTTCGGAATTGGTTGCCTTGCCCAAACCACAACGCTTAGACTTCCTGACACTGGCAAGGTTGAATACGTTGGTTGCGTTAGCAAAGGAGGATCTGGAAATATCGAGGCAAGCATGGGCAAGATACTCATTGATGGTGAGTGGATGAATCTTCCCCCGGCCGTGAATATTAGGCTTTCGGATAGAGATACGATTGCCTTTCCAGGCCAGATAATCTGGACTGCCGGCACGTTGGAGAGACAGGAGTCTTATCCGCTATTCAGAATTGACTCAAGCGTCGAAGGATGCATCGATAGAATTGAATTTGTCTCTTTTCCAGGAAAATTCGTTGATGGACTGCTTTCAAAGTACAAACTTAGGGATACAATTGCCGCGGCGATCTTCGCAGGTAACAGAAGGCATATCGATTATGAAACAAGAGAGAGAATCTCCGATCTCGGAGTGGCCCATCTCTTTGCCGTTTCAGGTCTGCACATTGGCTTGATGTACCTGCTGGTTCATTCTATGCTCTCGTTTCTTATGCTGGGCAGAAACACAAGAATCTTGATCTCAATTGCGATACTCTTCTTATACACCCTGTCTACCGGCCCGGCAATCTCAGCACTCAGAACTTTCCTAATGCTGTTCTGTTATTCTGTATTCAAACTAATTGATTACCGCCAGCACCCGCTCAATATTCTTGGAATCTCGGGAATGATTCTCGTTATTGCACAACCTTCAATCGTCGTATCCGTCTCTTTTCAACTAAGTTTTTTTGCCACGGCTGCCCTGCTCATCTTCTTGCCAGAAATCGAGAGTAGGAATCTGATTGGCCAGGCTTTTCTAGTTGGTGTGATAGCCCAGGCAGCAGTTATTCCACTATCTCTAAGCACATTTGGAACGTTATCGGTTGTCGGAATACCGCTTACTATAATCCTGGTTCCTATATTTGTTGTTCCTGCGTACGTGGGAATGATAGTCATCCTGTTGACAGATATCCTGGGACTGAGTTTTATAAGCGATTTTGTTTCGGGAAGTCTGAGAGCCATGTCGATCTTACTCGAAGAGACTACGAACAGGATTGGGGAAGCTATTCCAGCTATACGCCTTGAACCGTTTCCGGCTTATCTGACGTCATTGCTGTTGCTGCTTGCTTTTCTCATTGCATTCTGGCACTTTGGACACAAACCGTAG
- a CDS encoding polysaccharide pyruvyl transferase: protein MRQFSFGGLTLVGYYGYNNLGDDLLLLSSLSLIQEIGFEGPVYLPAASHIDNIAQRFPSRLDIRLIKRFGVSDLTNSIKHSTATVFGGGNLLQDQTSWRSFLYYYEIAKHTLRNRKPLLFLSQGFGPVGKSVNRNALNRLLKNPLTYGVMRDEVSYKHFASISRRAVLGTDYGPYYLQKEGIIPENRTMEDGLAVIVLKNGTNVDDVLSSLRLNNLTEVCAVGFHNHHDEEKRSELESKARSNGFKVRKPPEDLEGMIEIFNNAELIITERLHGAILAISLGVPFVWKKNSKLDRFVKSLDRDCNLSFEGSCESLSLAINSSLKNPRNLKEYYWSQMNTTISESKELLKKLSLRR, encoded by the coding sequence GTGAGACAATTTTCTTTTGGCGGGCTGACGCTGGTGGGTTACTATGGATACAATAACCTTGGCGACGATCTTCTATTGCTTTCATCACTATCTCTCATCCAAGAGATAGGTTTTGAAGGGCCGGTCTATTTGCCGGCTGCCTCTCACATAGACAACATAGCTCAGAGATTCCCTTCAAGACTCGATATCAGACTGATCAAGAGATTCGGCGTAAGCGATCTCACAAATTCAATTAAGCACTCGACAGCAACCGTATTTGGAGGAGGTAACCTTCTTCAGGATCAAACAAGCTGGAGAAGTTTCTTATACTATTATGAGATTGCAAAACATACGCTTAGAAACCGCAAACCCCTTCTATTTCTCTCACAGGGGTTCGGCCCAGTGGGCAAATCAGTGAACAGAAATGCTCTAAACCGTTTGTTGAAGAATCCCTTGACTTACGGCGTGATGAGAGATGAAGTAAGTTATAAACATTTCGCATCTATTTCCAGGCGCGCGGTCTTGGGGACGGACTATGGTCCCTATTACCTGCAGAAAGAGGGGATAATTCCTGAGAATCGAACGATGGAGGATGGCCTTGCGGTTATAGTATTGAAGAATGGGACCAACGTTGACGATGTTCTAAGTTCTTTGAGACTCAACAATCTCACCGAAGTCTGTGCCGTGGGCTTCCATAACCACCACGATGAAGAAAAGAGAAGTGAACTTGAATCAAAGGCCAGATCAAATGGATTCAAAGTCAGGAAACCTCCAGAAGACCTTGAAGGAATGATAGAGATCTTCAACAATGCGGAACTAATAATTACTGAGCGTCTTCACGGAGCAATTCTGGCTATCTCCCTTGGAGTCCCTTTTGTTTGGAAGAAGAACAGCAAACTCGATAGATTCGTTAAATCTCTTGACAGGGACTGTAATCTCTCTTTTGAAGGAAGTTGTGAGAGCTTGAGCCTGGCTATTAACAGTTCATTGAAGAATCCGAGGAATCTTAAAGAGTATTACTGGTCACAAATGAATACAACGATCAGCGAGTCCAAAGAGCTGCTTAAGAAACTGTCGTTAAGAAGGTGA
- a CDS encoding iron-containing alcohol dehydrogenase, whose translation MWKYFLPTKIFAGVEIIVQNAGLLGEVGTSAFLVTGKSSAKKCGALDEVQSVLKGLDIQNEVFDEVEENPSFATIEKGGRRLSASGCDFVIAIGGGSPLDAAKAISVIGRNSGSNCRDLYKGQHLPAFPIITVPTTSGTGSEVTPYSILTDGEGTKKGFGMPSTFPYISYLDPRYTVTMPTDVTVATALDALSHSVEGEAVNNGRNPLVKMLSRKATGIIKELLGKVLMNEDNVSLRGEIQYAATIAGIVIAHTGTTAVHAAGYPLSSFKGVKHGMANALMLIKIFRRIANADPERIASAIEPFENLDELKAFLKKFGVERIDLRISDEEIENWSEKTAKAPHLKKTPGDFDKQFFAQLYREIKNH comes from the coding sequence ATGTGGAAGTATTTCCTGCCGACAAAGATTTTCGCCGGAGTCGAGATAATAGTTCAGAACGCCGGGTTATTGGGGGAGGTTGGAACAAGCGCGTTCTTAGTTACCGGAAAATCGTCCGCCAAGAAATGCGGTGCGCTGGATGAAGTGCAGAGCGTGCTAAAAGGTCTAGATATCCAGAACGAAGTATTTGATGAAGTTGAAGAAAATCCCTCGTTTGCAACGATCGAAAAGGGTGGAAGAAGGCTTTCGGCCAGCGGATGTGATTTTGTGATCGCAATCGGTGGGGGGAGTCCCCTTGACGCCGCTAAAGCGATCTCGGTAATTGGAAGGAACAGCGGATCCAATTGCAGAGATCTGTACAAAGGACAACATCTTCCTGCCTTTCCAATAATTACAGTTCCTACGACATCCGGCACAGGCAGTGAAGTTACACCGTACTCCATTCTAACTGACGGTGAAGGAACCAAGAAAGGCTTCGGAATGCCCTCTACCTTTCCCTACATTTCCTATCTCGATCCAAGGTACACTGTCACTATGCCCACTGACGTGACTGTTGCGACTGCACTAGATGCCCTATCTCATTCAGTAGAGGGAGAGGCAGTTAACAATGGGAGGAATCCACTCGTTAAGATGCTTTCCAGAAAGGCAACTGGAATAATCAAGGAATTGCTTGGAAAGGTCTTGATGAACGAAGACAACGTCTCTTTGAGGGGGGAGATACAGTACGCTGCCACAATTGCGGGAATAGTGATTGCTCATACAGGAACGACGGCTGTTCATGCAGCCGGTTATCCCCTTTCATCCTTCAAAGGGGTGAAACACGGTATGGCCAATGCACTTATGTTGATCAAAATATTCAGGAGGATTGCTAATGCCGATCCAGAGAGAATAGCCAGTGCAATCGAACCCTTTGAAAATCTTGATGAGCTTAAGGCTTTCTTGAAGAAATTTGGCGTGGAAAGGATCGACCTAAGAATCTCAGATGAGGAAATTGAGAATTGGTCAGAAAAGACGGCAAAAGCACCCCACTTGAAAAAGACACCCGGCGATTTCGACAAACAGTTCTTTGCCCAGTTGTACAGGGAGATAAAGAACCATTGA
- a CDS encoding class I SAM-dependent rRNA methyltransferase, whose amino-acid sequence MSSRVILKRSIKRRIAFGHPWVYDNEIDRSDDLEDGSIVDVLTHSGQFLGRGYYNSGSTIRVRLLTRRNCRFDVGFFSKKIERSALLKSSLLRTSDAMRIVFGEADGLPGLIVDRFSEWLVVQFNTLGIARLKDVIVEALISVFKPKGIFEKSEGISLIKEGLEAREDWIYGSGPELLPFSSDGIIFFADTKGQKTGFFLDQRENAIRLSQYATDREILDVFSYTGNFSFHCIKKGARSATLVDASERALSVARETAEANRFTDSCQFVRANAFDYLRASDLPRTDLVIIDPPAMAKTPSSKRSALRGYKELNLRATKILKNEALLASSSCTQIVSEEDWSRTINDAFHDSKKVGVIVFRGGQPVDHPEVSSIFETRYLKFCLYRIFELADY is encoded by the coding sequence TTGAGCTCCAGAGTGATTCTCAAAAGATCAATAAAGAGACGGATTGCATTCGGCCATCCGTGGGTTTATGACAACGAAATAGACAGGAGCGACGATCTTGAAGACGGCTCCATAGTCGATGTCCTAACGCATTCCGGTCAGTTTTTGGGCAGGGGTTATTATAATTCGGGTTCCACAATCAGAGTGAGACTTTTAACAAGGAGAAATTGCAGATTTGACGTCGGTTTCTTCTCAAAGAAGATAGAAAGGTCTGCCCTCTTGAAGTCTTCGCTGCTCAGAACCAGTGATGCCATGAGAATCGTTTTCGGTGAAGCGGACGGACTTCCTGGACTTATAGTAGACAGGTTTTCAGAGTGGCTCGTTGTTCAATTCAACACACTCGGCATAGCGCGTTTGAAAGATGTGATCGTTGAGGCCTTGATATCAGTCTTTAAACCGAAGGGGATATTCGAAAAGAGCGAGGGGATCTCCCTCATCAAAGAAGGTTTGGAAGCGAGAGAGGATTGGATTTACGGAAGCGGACCGGAACTTCTCCCTTTTTCTTCAGATGGAATCATTTTTTTCGCAGATACTAAGGGACAGAAGACCGGGTTCTTCCTCGATCAAAGAGAAAATGCAATAAGATTGTCCCAGTATGCGACTGACCGAGAAATCCTGGATGTTTTTTCTTACACGGGCAATTTTTCTTTCCACTGCATAAAGAAGGGAGCGCGAAGCGCAACTCTGGTAGACGCTTCGGAGAGGGCTCTTTCAGTAGCCAGAGAAACGGCGGAAGCGAATCGATTTACGGACAGTTGTCAATTTGTGAGAGCAAACGCCTTCGATTATCTGAGAGCGAGTGATCTCCCAAGGACCGATCTTGTCATAATTGATCCTCCGGCAATGGCAAAGACCCCTTCTTCGAAGAGGAGCGCTCTGAGAGGGTATAAGGAACTCAACTTGCGGGCAACGAAGATTCTGAAGAATGAAGCACTTCTTGCATCCTCTTCGTGCACTCAGATCGTTTCGGAAGAAGATTGGTCTCGGACTATTAATGACGCTTTTCACGACAGCAAGAAAGTTGGTGTGATTGTATTCAGAGGAGGTCAGCCCGTAGATCATCCCGAGGTTAGCTCGATCTTCGAAACTAGATATTTGAAATTCTGTCTGTATCGAATTTTCGAACTGGCAGATTACTGA
- the minD gene encoding septum site-determining protein MinD, with amino-acid sequence MAKVYVVTSGKGGVGKTTITANIGCALANKGAKVCLIDADIGLKNLDIALGLENRVVHTILDVANGKVTASEALVRHKQIKGLYLLAASQIATKEMLSPEDMKKMIAELYPKFDYIIVDSPAGIERGFRNAIAAAEKALIITTPELPAITDADRVIGLLENSGMQESNIRLVINRFKVQMVKRGDMLTREDIQGNLAIDLIGIIPDSDEVIVATNKGVPVILNGNGEGIGKVFENIALRMNGEPIPVEQDILEHGSKGFLEFLKRIFRRN; translated from the coding sequence ATGGCCAAAGTATACGTTGTGACTTCCGGAAAAGGGGGAGTCGGCAAGACGACAATCACGGCCAATATTGGTTGTGCTCTTGCCAACAAGGGGGCTAAGGTCTGTCTTATCGATGCAGACATAGGTCTTAAGAATCTAGATATCGCTCTGGGCCTTGAAAACAGAGTTGTTCATACAATTCTAGATGTTGCAAACGGTAAGGTGACGGCTTCCGAAGCGCTAGTGAGGCACAAGCAGATCAAAGGGCTATATCTACTTGCAGCCTCTCAAATAGCAACGAAAGAGATGCTTTCCCCAGAAGACATGAAGAAGATGATCGCAGAACTTTATCCGAAATTTGATTACATCATTGTAGATTCTCCCGCAGGAATTGAGAGAGGATTTAGAAATGCAATAGCCGCGGCCGAAAAGGCCTTGATAATAACCACTCCTGAACTGCCCGCAATTACTGACGCGGATCGCGTCATCGGACTTCTCGAAAACTCTGGTATGCAGGAATCAAATATCAGGCTAGTCATAAACCGATTCAAAGTTCAGATGGTCAAACGCGGTGATATGCTTACTAGAGAGGATATTCAGGGGAACCTCGCAATAGATCTGATTGGAATCATCCCCGACAGCGATGAAGTAATCGTGGCGACAAACAAAGGCGTACCGGTTATCCTGAACGGAAACGGCGAAGGAATCGGAAAGGTCTTCGAGAACATTGCTTTGAGGATGAACGGGGAACCTATCCCGGTCGAGCAGGATATCCTTGAGCATGGATCGAAAGGATTCCTTGAATTCCTGAAGCGCATTTTCAGAAGAAATTAA
- a CDS encoding cell division topological specificity factor MinE, with amino-acid sequence MFFGLFRKKKKTEGSRKEAKDRLDSITGGRRYSVPVREVIPQDILQNSGKDMVHQIKTYVADKYKVKEENVKVQLEEHNGYVVIITNVVFH; translated from the coding sequence ATGTTCTTTGGACTTTTCAGGAAGAAGAAAAAAACTGAGGGAAGCAGAAAAGAAGCAAAGGATAGACTTGATTCCATAACAGGTGGCCGGAGATACTCGGTACCGGTGAGAGAGGTAATACCACAAGACATTCTTCAAAACAGCGGCAAGGATATGGTACATCAGATAAAGACCTATGTCGCTGATAAATACAAGGTTAAGGAAGAGAATGTCAAGGTTCAGCTTGAAGAACATAACGGATATGTGGTTATCATCACAAACGTAGTTTTCCACTGA
- a CDS encoding YjbQ family protein, which translates to MRYSVNTKFRNQLIDITDLVIQCVRKSEASCGLVNVFVPHTTAAITINENSDPDVVHDILHWMGDAIPKSNEFKHLEGNSDAHIKATLVGSSISIPFRDDSLLLGTWQCVYFCEFDGPRSREVIVTIIEKAIL; encoded by the coding sequence ATGAGATACTCCGTAAACACGAAATTTAGAAACCAGCTAATAGACATTACAGATCTCGTAATCCAGTGTGTCAGAAAGTCGGAAGCTTCTTGTGGTCTTGTCAATGTCTTTGTACCACATACCACGGCCGCAATTACAATTAATGAAAACTCCGATCCCGATGTTGTTCACGATATCTTGCATTGGATGGGTGATGCGATTCCGAAGAGCAATGAATTCAAACACCTGGAAGGAAACTCAGACGCTCACATAAAGGCAACTCTTGTGGGATCTTCGATTTCCATTCCATTCAGAGATGATTCACTCCTTTTGGGAACCTGGCAGTGCGTCTATTTCTGTGAGTTTGATGGTCCCAGAAGCAGGGAAGTTATCGTTACGATAATAGAAAAAGCAATTCTCTGA
- a CDS encoding O-antigen ligase family protein, with protein sequence MHKGRLAFFALLVFGSSLFAIRGFTWDMGIPKFYFSSVSIAVFVVFSSLKAVRKPYRLGVSVPQIFALLFGAYACLTTLQLLGALPQVFLTSLGFAMNLLLFVLFSVLLSAERSDVLLTILQLFMFAGLVIAFDAVFSFYSGHGLLWGTDNNPFSRGNLSSVIGNVNFTTDLMAMLLFPAAFLTVSNRKIWKFDKIRRAFYLALFSLFLIVIMIGQTRAVYYSVIGSIIFIAAFSIFPLLRFKLRSFASALDKLFIVLLIVSAAGIMIIYSGDNVLTSGRFSFSERISYTTEDSISVDVRILQWKAAVKQWEKSAVLGTGFGSYKYLSTENMGEVIVEQPKYMYVAGLNSIRTHNEYLQQMGETGVVGVLLIAGFVISMLLNTIKVVRKSSSVDRIIQYLFLTAGLLVIFVHSILSFPGHLMPNALFAAFLFGFIMSPDLSGERRAGFHVSKALPLLMVVFALTTSVLMSRTFVAEGLFTRGYIEYRRLESINPQIPELVNSIGNIRKEVEAAESLEGKYSYLQSEIYVSERFDALAERYPNAPVELLQSMASEEREKAFESTLTGLNSKLRAASSALLNARQDSTESFYSAMRNLSTSREISGGQYLSEAYLGYMYLTAQRKEDFRLKLNMAGRDIGNAFREIFSRADIFSDWLSEDTSPGAMLRELQIDHAYLSGLADLLKPDLEATAVSELLENIDVNLLIDYQVTLDAIDALLRSLKISPDLQVVRNAANLLFRVIASSEMIANELENFDPYVISSNDLNSLVETIKRIPESEREDLTTLYDIAIDYNPGGWLKGNDNIYGEYSRNLLLLYGLEALDKVLEIAEKEVFAWSVMKATDRVVPSGSIGELTPLKEHVSKTWFDDLYGEVHSWCKDTSIEISMEIEEGELSEEALSKAKTALDNSEKFLQLHLLW encoded by the coding sequence ATGCACAAAGGAAGATTAGCATTTTTTGCTCTTCTGGTTTTTGGATCTTCGCTTTTTGCAATCAGGGGTTTCACGTGGGACATGGGAATCCCTAAGTTCTACTTCTCTTCGGTTTCGATTGCAGTTTTTGTTGTCTTCAGTTCTCTGAAAGCAGTGAGAAAGCCGTATCGCTTGGGCGTTTCTGTCCCGCAGATCTTCGCTCTGTTGTTTGGCGCTTACGCGTGCCTCACAACCCTTCAACTGCTTGGCGCCCTGCCTCAGGTCTTTCTTACTTCGCTTGGCTTTGCGATGAATCTGCTTCTCTTTGTGCTTTTCTCAGTTCTGCTATCTGCAGAGAGGTCCGATGTTCTATTGACAATTCTTCAGCTCTTTATGTTCGCTGGTCTCGTAATTGCCTTCGATGCGGTTTTTTCATTTTATTCTGGTCACGGTTTGTTGTGGGGAACAGACAACAATCCCTTTTCAAGGGGGAATCTATCTTCAGTAATCGGCAATGTCAATTTCACCACCGATTTGATGGCCATGTTACTCTTCCCGGCTGCTTTTCTAACAGTTTCAAACAGGAAGATCTGGAAATTCGATAAGATCCGACGAGCTTTTTATCTGGCACTTTTTTCGCTGTTCCTGATTGTGATTATGATTGGTCAGACCAGAGCTGTATATTATTCTGTAATAGGGTCCATAATCTTTATCGCGGCTTTCTCGATCTTCCCTCTTTTGAGATTCAAATTGAGATCCTTCGCTTCAGCGTTGGATAAGCTGTTCATAGTTCTGCTAATTGTTTCGGCCGCGGGAATAATGATCATCTACTCGGGCGACAATGTGCTCACCAGTGGAAGGTTCAGCTTTTCAGAAAGGATCTCTTATACTACAGAAGACAGTATCTCTGTTGACGTCAGGATTCTTCAGTGGAAAGCAGCGGTCAAGCAGTGGGAAAAATCAGCTGTGCTTGGTACTGGATTTGGATCATACAAGTACCTCTCGACAGAAAACATGGGAGAAGTGATCGTTGAACAACCGAAATACATGTATGTCGCCGGACTTAACAGCATACGCACTCATAACGAGTATCTTCAGCAAATGGGAGAAACGGGAGTAGTCGGAGTCCTGTTGATTGCAGGCTTCGTAATTTCCATGCTGCTAAACACGATCAAAGTGGTGAGAAAATCTTCCTCGGTAGATAGAATCATACAGTATCTTTTTCTAACCGCAGGATTGCTGGTAATTTTTGTTCACTCGATTCTTTCTTTTCCCGGACACTTGATGCCCAACGCTTTGTTCGCCGCCTTCCTCTTTGGCTTCATTATGAGCCCTGATCTAAGTGGTGAGAGGAGAGCCGGTTTTCACGTGAGCAAAGCTCTTCCTCTATTGATGGTTGTGTTTGCTCTAACCACATCCGTTTTGATGAGCCGAACTTTTGTCGCTGAAGGTCTCTTTACCAGAGGCTACATAGAGTATAGAAGACTTGAAAGCATAAATCCTCAGATTCCAGAGCTTGTGAATTCAATCGGCAACATCAGAAAGGAAGTCGAGGCCGCAGAAAGTCTGGAGGGAAAGTACTCATATCTGCAAAGCGAAATCTATGTATCCGAACGGTTCGACGCACTGGCTGAGAGATATCCGAACGCGCCAGTCGAACTACTTCAATCAATGGCTTCTGAAGAACGTGAAAAGGCCTTTGAATCGACTTTGACGGGACTGAACTCTAAGCTCAGAGCTGCTTCTTCGGCCCTTCTAAATGCAAGACAGGATTCGACTGAGAGTTTCTACTCCGCAATGCGAAATCTATCAACTTCACGGGAAATTTCGGGAGGTCAATATCTGTCGGAGGCTTACCTTGGGTATATGTATTTGACGGCACAAAGAAAGGAAGACTTTCGTCTGAAATTAAACATGGCAGGAAGGGATATCGGAAACGCTTTCAGAGAGATTTTCTCAAGAGCTGATATTTTCTCAGACTGGCTTAGCGAAGATACTTCACCCGGAGCAATGCTGCGTGAACTCCAAATTGATCACGCCTATTTGAGCGGCTTGGCAGATCTTCTTAAGCCAGACCTTGAAGCGACGGCCGTATCAGAACTCCTTGAGAATATAGATGTAAACCTGCTGATAGATTATCAGGTGACTCTCGATGCAATAGATGCCCTACTGCGATCCCTAAAAATATCTCCTGATCTTCAGGTGGTGAGGAATGCGGCCAACCTTCTCTTTCGAGTAATCGCTTCTTCCGAAATGATTGCCAACGAACTTGAGAATTTCGACCCTTACGTAATTAGCAGTAACGACTTGAATAGTCTTGTAGAAACGATCAAAAGAATTCCAGAATCAGAAAGAGAAGACCTTACGACTCTCTATGATATCGCGATTGATTACAATCCCGGAGGATGGCTAAAAGGGAACGATAACATTTACGGCGAATATTCGAGAAACCTGCTGCTGCTTTACGGTTTGGAGGCATTGGATAAAGTGCTTGAAATAGCAGAAAAAGAAGTGTTCGCATGGAGTGTGATGAAAGCCACCGATAGAGTTGTTCCTTCAGGCTCGATAGGAGAACTGACTCCTCTCAAAGAGCATGTTTCAAAGACTTGGTTTGACGATCTGTATGGAGAAGTGCATTCCTGGTGCAAAGACACTTCAATAGAGATCTCAATGGAGATTGAGGAAGGAGAGCTCTCTGAAGAAGCTTTGAGTAAAGCGAAGACGGCCCTCGACAATAGCGAGAAGTTCCTGCAGCTTCATTTGTTGTGGTAA